The Haloarcula sp. CBA1127 genomic interval TAGAGGGCCACATCATCGACTCCGGGATGATGCAGTCCTGTTTCGGCATCATCATGGACCTGGGCGGCTCCTTCTCCGTCCAGGAGTTCGATATCGGCCGCCACAAAGACGAGGAGTCCTACGCCCGAATGCTCGTCGAGGCCGACGACGAGGCCCAACTACAGTCGATTGTCCACGAACTCCACCAGCACGGCGTCAACCCTTCGGACCCGAAAGACGCCACGCTCGTCCCCGCGCCCGACGACCAGGTCGTCCCACATGGATTCTACTCGACGACGAACCATCCGACGTTCATCCGCCACAACGGCGAGTGGATAGAGGTCGAGGACGTGGAGATGGACTGTGCTGTGGTTGTCGAGGACGGCGACGCCAGCGAGGCGCAACGCGCCTCGGAACAGTCGAGCGGCGGCGACGAGACGCCGCGAGACGGCCCCCGTGCCTACACGAAAGTTCTCAACGCCATCGAAGAGGGCGACATGGTCGTTACCGACGAGACCGGTATCAAGGTCCAGCCGCCGGAGCGGCCCCGCGACTCTGGCGGCGCGTTCGGCTTCATGCAGGGCGGCGTCTCCTCGGAGCGGCCGTCGGAGTCGACCATCCGCAAGATCGCGAACGCAATCGAGGAGACGAAGAAAGAGGGCGGGAATGTGATGGCGGTCTGTGGGCCGGCGCTCATCCACTCCGGGGCGCGGGAGGACCTTGCTCGCCTCGTTCGAGAGGGCTACGTCGACATGCTCTCGGCCGGCAACGGGTTCGCCGTCCACGACATCGAGCGGGACATCTACGGCACATCGCTCGGGATGGACACCGAGAGCCTTGACCATCCCCGCCACGGCCACAAGCACCACATCTACACAATCAGCGAGGTCATCCGTGAGGGCGGTATCGAGGAGGCCGTCGAATCCGGAACCATCGAGTCCGGGGTAATGTACGAGTGTATCGATAACGACCGCCCGTTCGTCCTCGCGGGCTCTATCCGTGACGACGGCCCGCTCCCGGACACGATTACCGACGCCGTCGAGGCCCAGAACGCCATCCGAGAGCAGGCCCACGAAGCCGACATGGTGCTGATGCTCTCGACGCTGCTGCACTCGGTCGCCGTCGGGAATTGCCTCCCCTCGACGACACGGGTCGTCTGCGTCGACATCAACCCCGCGACGGTGACACAGCTCCTCGACCGCGGCTCCGCACAGGCAGTCGGGATGGTCACCGACATCGGGACCTTTGTCCCGATTCTGGCGAGGCAGTTGCTTGGCGAGGACTAGGTCGACCACGAGCGACGCGAGTGGGGAAAAAGCGAGGCGACCAAATCGATGATTCGTGGACTGTCCCCGGTTGTCACGCCGGTATTCTCGCGAGATGCTTATTACCGGCCGTCCGATACCTCCTTCTATGTCCTCTTCCGAGCGGCAGTTCACGCAGCTTTCTAGCGGTATCTCCGGCCTTGATTCGCTTCTCAGAGGCGGGCTGGTGGAAGGGCGGCTCTATCTCGTTATCGGGCCGCCCGGAACCGGCAAAACACTACTTGGCACGCAGTTTCTCGAAGCAGGGCTCGAAGCCGGCGACGACGTGCTGTTCATTCACGCTGAAGAGTCTGCCGCCGATCTGCTGGCGAATACTGCCGAACTCGGCATCGATATCGGCGACGCGACGTTTCTCGATGTCGGCCCCGACTCGGAGTTCTTCGAGGAGGCCGAGTCGTACGACGTGGTCAAGCCGCAAGACATCGAGGACGGGCACCTGATTTCGGATATCCGCGAGGCTATCGAGCGGGTTGACCCGGACCGTGTTCTCATCGACCCCATCACGCATTTCCAGTATCTCGAACCGACCGAGTACCAGTTTCGCAAGCGCGTCATCGCCTTCGCGCGCTTCCTGCAGGACAGGGAGACGACCGTGCTGGCGACCAAGACGCCGAGCAATCAGATGGACACGCAACTCAGGTCGCTCAGCGACGGCATTATCTCACTCAGCTACGGCGACGAGAAGGCAGGTCGGCGGATTCGACTGCGCAAGCACCGCGGCATCGGCCAGCAGGACGGCTCACACGGACTGGAGATACGCGACTCCGGCGTCGAAGTGTATCCGGCGCTCGAACCGGAACAGCGGACGCGGTCGTTCGACCCCACGCAGTTTTCCGCCGGGGTTCCGGAACTGGATTCGCTCCTCGATGGCGGACTCGAACGCGGGACAGTGACGATTCTTAGCGGCCCCTCTGGTGTCGGCAAGTCGACGACAGCGACGGAGTTCCTGGCCTCCGCAGCGGCAGACGGGTCCCCAGCGCTCGCGTACCTGTTCGACGAGTCAATCGATACGTTCAGCCACCGCTGTGAGACGTTCGGGATACCGCTCTCGGAGTTACGTGACGAGGGGACACTTCTCGTCGAGGAGGTCGAATCGCTGGCGCTGTCGCCCGAGGAGTTCGCAAACCGCGTCAAGGCCCAAGCCGAGGAGCGTGGGGCCGAACTCGTAGTTATCGACGGCATCGCGGGCTACAAGAACGCGATCAAGCGCGGCCAAGACGACGTGGAACTGCGTCGGCGGCTCCACGCCCTGACACAGCAGCTCACGCGCGGGAACACGGCTGTAATCCTGATCGACCAGCGCAGAGACGTGACCGGGCTGCACGAGCCGACGAGCGAGAACGTCAGCTACCTCGCTGACAACATCGTCTTCCAGAACTACATCGAGGTCGCAGGCGAACTCCAGCGCGTCGTCGGCGCACTGAAAAAGCGCGTCGGTGGGTTCGAAACCGTGCCTCGCCGGTTCGAGATAACCGCCGACGGCCTACAGGTCGGCAACCCCGTCTCAGGAATACACGGCGTGTTTGAGGGCGTCCCTGAACAGCATGGCGACGGCAACAATCAGTCGTCCACTCGCTAACCACCGATGGCTGACATCCAGTTACTGCTGGCCGGCGATGGTAACCGGAACGCACTCGCCTCCGTCATCGCCGAACACCACACGCCGATCACAGACGACGAGTTCCGGGAGGCCGATCTCCACATCGTCGATGAGTCGTCGTTTCCGAAATACAGAGCAGCGATAGAACAGTACAAAAGCCGGGCAGATCCGGTGTTTTGCCCCGTGATTCTGGTCCGTCGCGAGGAGACCCCGGTCAGGATTGACCTCCCCGATATCGACGCTGCGGAACAGCCACTCGTGGTAAACGATATCGTGACAGCGCCGGTGGATACGCAGGCGCTCTTTCGAACTATCGCGAACCTCCTCGCGCGGCGCAGCCATACCGAGGACCTCGCCGAAAACCTCAGGGAGCAAAACAACGAACTCCGGCGGTTCAGAAACGCTGTCGAGCACGCGGGGCATGCGATCCTGATAACGAACACGAACGGCATTATCGAGTACGTTAACCCGGCGTTCGAGGAACTCACCGGATTCAGCGCTGAGGAAGCGATCGGTCGGACGCCACGGATACTCAAATCCGGTGAGCAGGGCGAACAGTTCTACGAGCGGCTCTGGGACACGATCTGTCGCGGCGAGGTCTGGACGAGCGAGATCGTAAACGAGCGAAAGTCCGGCGAGCGGTTCATCATCAACCAGACCATCGCTCCGATCCAAGACGCGGACGGGACGATACAGGGGTTCGTCGGGATGCAGGACGAGATCACCGGCCGTCGACTGCGCGAGCAACAACTCACCGTCTTTCATCGGATTCTTCGGCACAATCTCCGGAACAACGGAACGACGATCAGCGGACGTGCAGATATTCTTTCAGAGTTAGTCGACGACGACGACGCGCTTGCCCACCTTGAGACGATCAAAGGGAACGTTCAGTCCCTGCTCGATATCAGCGAGAAAGCCCACCACGTGCAGGAACTGCTCGCGGACTCGGTTACCGACGATGTCGAGCGCGAACTCGAAGCCGTTCTCAGCGATATCACAGACGGGCTGGCCGCAGCATACCCCAACGCCGAGTTCGTCGTCGAAAACGACTCGCTCCCGTCATCGACGATAGATGCAAAGGTTGTCCCGGCGTTACAGGAACTCATCGAGAACGGTATCAAGCACTCCGATGCATCGGCACCGCGAGTGACAATCCGGGCGGAGCGCCACGACACGACAGCGACAGTGACGGTATCGGACAACGGGCCGGGCGTCCCGGACCAGGAGCGCCGGGTCATCGAAGCGGCGGAAGAAAAGCCACTCGAACACGGGTCCGGGCTAGGGCTGTGGTTCGCGTACTGGCTCGTCAGCTACGTCGGTGGCGATATCGATATCCGGGCTGATACCGACGGGACAAGTGTCGCCGTGACGATGCCCGTGCGGTGACGACAACCACGCGTTCAGATGGCGACCCACGCCAGCACAATGACGGCCGCGCCGACCACTGTTGACCCGACGGCGTGTGTCCGGAGTTCGTCGAGCAGGTCGTGCGAGTGGTCGTGGAGTTCACAGACCTCATCGATCTCGCTGCCGGCTTCGCAGTTCGGCAGGAAATCCATTGCGACGTGGAGGAAGATGCCAGCGGCGAACCCGAAGACGACCGCGTTGAGAAGCGCTGACTCCGGGATTGGGAAGAGCGCGGACGGGATCGCCGTCAGGCCGACGCCGGCCGCGGGGAGCAACAGGGCAGTCGTGGACTTGTCGCTACGTCCGAGCCGCCGGGCGGCGGCGTAGCCGGCCGGCCCTTTGTGCGAGACGATGGCGAGGCCGAGCAGGATACCCAGTTCGGGCATCGAGGCGTAGACCAGCCCGATGACCAGCCCGGCCGAGAGGGCGTGGGCGGCGATGGCGAGCGTCGTCATGTCGAACGAGGTCTCGACGTGGGTCAGTCGGTGGCCGATAGTGTGGGTGCCGTAGCCGGTGACCAGTCCAGCGGCGATGCCGACGCCGCCGATTCGCGCTGCGCCGGCCTGGCCGCCCAGTCCCATCGCCTGCGGGACGAGGAACATGGCCGCCGACGTGACCATCGCTCCGCTCGCGAGGCCGTAGCCCCAGACCAGTCGGTAGGGATTCGTTTCGTCGGCCCGTGCTCCGAGCCACGCGCCCAGTGCCATCGCCACAAACGCGACCCAGGAGATGACCAGAACCTTACTCGCCCCGCCGGTGACTGCGACGCCGGACAGGATCACCAGACCGACGACACTCGCGATGCCGGCGGTGGATATCCGGCCAGCATTATTAAAAATCGAGTTTGAGTTAATAGACATTATCTACAATCACCCGCCTGTTACTAATAAACCCATCGGTGGCGGCTACCGCGTCGCTGACCGATAGTCGCCCCAGTCGAGGACATCGCCGTCCAGCGCTGACGGGTCCGCATCGCGGAGCGCCCAGAGAACCATTTCGGCGACTGATTCTGGGTCACGCCCGCCGCCACCGGAGAGGTCCGTGGCGACCTGTCCGGGGTCGACTGCGCCGACTGGCGTATCGAGGTCGGCCGCGAATCCGCGAGCAATAGCCTCTGCGGCAGCTTTCGAAACCGCGTAGGAACCGTAGCCGGGCATCCCCTCGCGGGCGACGACGCCCGTCGGGACGACGATGCGGGCGTCCGGGCCGAGGTGCGGAACGGCCTCCCGAATCGTTGAGAACACACCGCGGGCGTTCGTCCGGATATGGTCGTCGAAGGCAGTGTAGGATTCCTCGGTGAGCGGCGTCTCGCCGGCGGTTCCGTGGTAGACGCCGGCGTTGGCGACAACGTACTGTATTGCGCCTCCCTCCCGCATGGCAGTTTCGACCAGCCGTTCAACGTCGTACTCATCACGTACGTCCGTGCGAATCGCGGTCACGGAGCCACCAGCGTCCCGGATATCAGCTTCGACCCGCTCAAGAGCCTCGGCATCGCGAGCACAGATGACCGTATGTGCGCCTGCACTCGCTACCGCGTGGGCTATCTGCTCGCCGATACCTCTACTCGCACCTGTGACGACAGCGGTCGCGCTGTCCATCGCTGGGGCCATAGCGGTGGTACCGCTGCCAGCCACAAGGTCGTTGCTCTCACCCTGGTTGGGTTGGAGCGGTAGTCTCTTGTCGAACGCCCGCTACCGACCGGGCATGGACATCACGATTGCCGAATCGACGGTCGCGGGGACGGCGCAAGCGCCGCCATCGAAGAGCTACACGCACCGGGCGGTGCTGGCCGCGGGCTACGCGGACGGCGCAGTGGTCCACGACCCGCTCGTGAGTGCGGACACGAAGGCCACGATGCGAGCGGTCGAGGCTTACGGCGGCAGCGTCTCGCTGGCAGCGGACGAATCGACGGTCGAGGTCACGGGCTTCGACGGCCGGCCGAGCACGCCGGACGACGTCATCGACTGTGCCAACAGCGGGACGACGATGCGACTGGTCACCGCGACGGCCGCACTGCAAGACGACCTCGGGGTACTGACTGGTGACGAGTCCCTCCGGTCGCGCCCGCAGGGGCCACTGCTCGACGCCGTCGAACAACTGGACGGCGACGCCGAGTCGACGCGCCGGAACGGGCAGGCCCCGCTCGTGGTTGGCGGCGGCATCGACGGCGGCGCAGTGGAGATCCCCGGCGACGTATCCTCGCAGTACATCACTGCGCTGTTGATGGCCGGTGCTGTCTCGCCGGACGGCATCGACATCGACCTGACGACCGAGCTGAAGTCGTCGCCGTACGTCGACATCACGCTGGAGGTGCTGGAAGCCTTCGGCGTCGACGCCGAGAAGACCGACGCCGGGTTCACCGTCGACGGTGGCCAGTCTTACACGCCAGCGGGCGGCGACTACAACGTCCCCGGGGACTTCTCGTCGATGAGCTATCTGCTCGCGGCCGGCGCACTCGCCGCCGAGGACGGCCTGCGCGTCACCTCGGCGTTCCCCAGCGCGCAGGGCGACGCCGCCATCGTCGACATCCTCGACCGGATGGGGGCCGACCTCGACTGGGACAGGGAAAACGGCGAAATCACCGTCTCACAGTCAGACCTGACCGGCATCGAGGTTGGCGTCGAGGACACGCCGGACCTCTTGCCGACCATCGCGACGCTTGGGGCCGCTGCCGACGGCGTCACCCGGATTACCGACGCCGAGCACGTCCGGTACAAGGAGACTGACCGCGTGAGTGCGATGGCCGAGGAACTCACGAAGATGGGCGCAGAGGTGGAGGAACACCAGGACGAACTGTTCGTTTACGGTGCGGACAGCGACCTCGTCGGCACGACCGTCGAGGGCTGCGCGGATCACCGCATTATCATGTCACTGGCCGTGGCGGGTCTCGTCGCCGACGGCGAGACGACGGTGACCGGCGCGGAGCACGTCGACGTGTCCTTCCCGGACTTCTTCGACGTGCTCGAATCGCTCGGCGCTGCTGTCGAGCGGTAAGGTATCGGGTCACCAGCGCGTCAGCTTTTGTAATGAAATAGTATTGTTAATTTGATAAATGAGTGAGCTTATACGTTTCGAGAGGTATTTACAACACACGTTGTGAATCAAACGAGCGCTTCCGAACAGTCCACTGCGGCCCCCATGACAGTCCTCTACGTCGATGACGACCAGTTGTTGCTTGATTTGCAGGCCGATATTGCCGACGAGCGCGAGGCAGTCGAACTAGTAACGACACCGAACACCGACCGGGCGATGACAGTGCTGGCCGACCGCAAGTTCGACTGCGTGGTGGTCGGACGCCGGCGCACTGCCTCGTCAGAGGGCAACTTCGCTCGTGCGGTCAACGCGAAGTATCCGGACGTAACGCTGGTACGGTACACCTGGGAGCCCCGGCCTGACGACACAGACGAGGTATTCGATGCGGTTTTCGAGAAACAGGTCAGGGGAGCGAAGACGGTGCAGTTCCTCGACCGTGTCAGGTGGCTCGACGACTGACGGGCGCATCTACAAGGTTCAAATGCCCCCAACCCCGACACCACTGTAATGAACGGTAACGAGTTCGGTCGTCTGTTCCGCATGACGACCTATGGAGAATCTCACGGGGAGGCGATGGGCTGTACCGTCTCCGGCGTTCCGGCGGGTGTCGAACTCTCGGAGGAGGAGATACAGAAAGACCTCGACCGGCGCAAGCCCGGCCAGTCGATGATCACCACCTCCCGGGGCGAACCCGATAAGGTGACGATCAACTCCGGGATTCAGGACGGCTACACAACAGGGACGCCTATCGGGATGGTCATCCAGAACAAGGACGCCCGCTCGGGGAAGTACGAACCTTTCATCACAGCTCCGCGGCCGTCACACGGCGACTACACCTACTCCGCGAAGTTCGGGACCCGGAACTGGGGCGGCGGCGGCCGCTCGTCGGCCCGCGAGACGGTCAATTGGGTCGCCGCCGGCGGCGTCGCCAAGCAGGTGCTCGAACAGTCCGACTACGATGTCCAGATCAAGGCCCACGTCTGCCAGATCGGTGACGTGGAGGCTGGTCCGGTGACCTTCGAGGATATGCTCGAACACAGCGAGGAGAACGAGGTCCGCTGTGCCGACCCCGAGGCCGCCGAGGAGATGCGCGACGTGGCCGACCAGCACCAGAAGGAGGGCGACTCCATCGGCGGCGCGATTTACTTCGAGTGTCGCGGCGTCCCGTCCGGCCTCGGCGCACCCCGGTTCGATAGCTTCCCGTCACGGCTCGGCCAGGCCATGTACTCCATCCCGGCGGTCAACGACTTCGAGTACGGCATCGGCCGCGAGGCTCGGACGACCAAGGGCAGTGAGTACACTGAAAACTGGGAGTTCGACGACAGCGAGGCAACAGCCTCGGAGAGCGCGAGCGGCGACGAGCCGCGAGTGAAGGGCCACCCCACGCCCGTCGGCAACGACCACGGCGGCATCCAGGGCGGCATCACGACCGGCCAGCCCATCTACGGCGAAGTGTCGTGGCACGCGCCGGTGTCGATTCCCAAGACCCAGAAGACTGTCGACTGGGAGACCGGCGAAGGCAAAGAAATTACCGTTACCGGCCGCCACGACCCGGTCCTGCCGCCGCGGGCGGTCCCGGTCGTCGAGGCCATGCTCGCCTGTACAGTCCTTGACTTCATGCTGCTCGGCGGCCGCATCAATCCCGACCGACTCGACGACCGGCCAGGCGAATACGACACCGACTACCACCCGTCCAGCCCACAGAACGACCCAGAGGACGCGGACACCCACGCAAAAACCATCGACGACGAGTAAGATGGACGCACAACAGGAGTCCAAATCGAACCCGTTCGGGATGGACGAGGAGTGCCAGAACTGCCCCGCGCTGTGTGAGACGCGCGAGAACGTCGTCCACGGCTACGGCGACGTGGGTGCCGAGTTCATCGTCCTCGGCGACTCACCCGCAGTCGGCGCCGATGAGTCCGGTCTCCCCTTCACCGGGGAGAGCGAGCGCGAACTGCTCGACATCCTCGCCGCGGTCGATATGTGCACGGACCCGGACGCCGACAGACCGCAGTTACAGAACACCTTCCTGACCTACGTCACCCGCTGTCGCCATCCCGACAGGGAGGCGACTGACGAGGAGGTCGTCAACTGTGAGCCGTATCTCAACAGCGAGATACGGATGATCAACCCCGAGATATTGCTGCCGGTCGGTCAACGGCCGCTCGAAGAGCTAGCCTTCGAGTACACGACGATGAGCGAGGACGAACTCGACATCGAGGACCGTCACGCGACGACGATCCGCGGCCGCGGGTTCGAGATTCTTCCGATGATTCCGCCGAGCGAACAGACCGACGAACAGCGGACGGCCTTTCTGGAACACTTCAGCGAGACGCTCGGACAGGACTACCGGCAAACGAAGGGCCGACGCGGGCGGTAGTCAGGTATCGGACTGGACTTCGGTGTCAGTGGTCTGGAGCAACTCTTCCGGGCTCGACACTGTCCCGTACTCAGTTGCTGCCTGTAACCGGTTTTCGGCGTCGTGGCGGTACTGGCTCGCCTGTGTCGATTCACCCTGTTCGCTGGCGTAAGTCATGCCGCTGAGCCACTCGGCGGCCTGCCAGAGGCAGGTCGCTTTCTTACGCGCCCGTTCCGACAACTCAGCCAGCGAGTCGTCGTCCGCTTCGCGAACAGCCGTCGTGAACTCCTCGACGCTTTCCTCGAAGTCCGACGCGGCACTGTCGAACCCCCCACGAGCGAGCGCCATCTCCTCGTCTTCGACGGTCGCCAGCGCATCGGATAGCTGGCGGCGTGCCTCACGATACCGCATGTAGCCGACATGGTACGCCCGCTGTGCCGCTGCGGTCCCGGACAGCGTGGCTTCGCGTTCGCAGTCGCGGCACACAATCTTGGGTTGTGGTTCCCCGAGAACCCGATACTCCGACCCACATCCATCGCATCTGTAGGTCTGGGATTCCTCCATATAGTTTCTCTTAGATATCAAATACTGCTCACATCTTATAATTGTTCTGTAGCTGCGTCGGAACACAAGCGACTAATCACAGTCGGGCCGAGAAGACAGTATGACTACGGTAACTGTGCTGGCTGACCCGCCAGTCGAAGGGTTCGTGTTACAGGAGCTGGCGGGCGGCATTGTAGACGACGCCGAGGCCGCCGAGCTATACGAAGCCATGCTGCTTGACGTTTGTCGTGCGGTGGAGATCAGCGGTGCCGAGTTGTTGGTGAACTACCGTCCCTCGGAACAGGTCCCGGACGACGTCGACCCCGAAGCTGCGGTGCGGGAGCCAGTGACAGAAGCTCTTGAATCACCGGGTAACGCCCGATTCGAGGTTCAGGTCGGTTCGACGTTCGCCGGTCGGGTCGGGAACACAGTGACGCACCTCCTTGATGAAGAAGATGTCGCAACTGTCGCCGCCGTCAAACCGACAGCAGCACTGTTGAACCGGCAACTCATCGACAGCGCGGCGATGAAACTCCGGTCTAGCGGCGTGGTTCTTGGCCCCGCTGCGGGCGGCCGCGTCTACTACGCCGGCTTCGGCGAGCCGATTGATTTCGAGGACAGCTACGCCACCCCAACGGTCGAAACGATCGGCGAGCGTGCTGCGGATGCCGGCCTCGACGTGGACTTTCTCCCGCCGTCAGCCGTCCTCGAAACCCGAGCGGATCTCGAAACCATCGTGCCGCTGCTCCGGGCCCGGAACCGGGCTGGTCGGGTCGTACCGCAACGGACGACAGCGTTCCTCGATGACCTCGGAGTCCGTGTTGTCGACGAGGACGGGGAGCCGAGCGTGGTCCGAGAGACCGACAGGTCTTAGAAGGCCCACCGAATATGCTTGACTGCGGTGGGATGGCAGAGCGGCCTATTGCGCCTGCCTTGAAAGCAGGTATCCTCACGGATTCCTGGGTTCAAATCCCAGTCCCACCGTATTTTGCCACGAACAAACCGTAAGTGGCAACTACGCCAGCTGGGATTTGAAGCCGACGAGTCGCAGCCCGCGCAACGACGTGAGCAGGACCGTCTCGGCTCGGTTCAAATCCCAGTCCCACCGTATTGCTCCGAGCGAATACGCGAGGAGCCATCGGTACACACTGGCGATTTGAGCCCTGCAAGTCGCAGCGCACGAACATAGTGAGTGCGACCGTCTTGTCTGGATTAAACCGAAACCCGTAGCAGCAGACTGTGCGAGTAACAGACGCTGCAACGGGAAGCTACAGAATCCGCTGCCTTCTGACTCGTAGGGACCGTTTACCGAATCGAGGCAATCGGGCGGTTTTATGTCGATGGTCTGGATTATATTTGAGTAATGGTACGTGAAGAGAGGCCCCCAAAGCAGCATCTTCCGAGCCTCATCGCGGTCTGTGTCGTTGCCCTCCTCCTCGCAGCGACGGTGGCAGGTCCTGTTGCTGCTGCACCACGACTGTTCGTATCCGGCGCATCGAAAGAAGTAGACACGATACTGGCCGGTGAATCGGTAAACGTCACCGCGACGGTCAAGAACACTGGGAGCTCCGGGGGTGCGATGAGCGTTGAGTATGTGGCGAACGGAACGACGAAAGCGACTGAGCGGGTGGCCGTCGATTCCGGGTCATCGGCCAAGCGGACACGGGCGCTAACGTTTAACACGCCTGGGACATATCAGATTACGGTTAAAGGTCCAGAGCGGTCGGCTGGGCGCCTTCAAGTCAAGAAGGCGACTGCAATGACGAGACGACAGGATGCGACCAGCCGACAAACCGAGGTCCGTGGCGGCGCAGTGCCAACGGCGAAGCCATACGAAGTCGAGATGCCGGGTGCGATGAACCGGACGTTCGCTGTCCAGACGTGGACCGTAAACGCATCCCAGCGGTCGTTCACACAGAACGTAACCGAGTATACAGACCCCACGGACGCAGATATCACAGTACCCGATAACGACGATGCATCGGTGTTCGGTATGGTTACCGTTGGCTCGTCAGCAGGGGTTCAGCCGTCGTCGATGCAGTTCGTGTTGAACCGCTCGAACCTCCAGTCGGCCGGCATCGATGCTTCGGCGGTCCGCGTGTATCACCGTGTGAACGGATCGTGGCAAGCCGCTGAGACGAGCGTTGTTGAGGAGCGGTCCGATCAAGTCGTCTACGAGGCGGACACGGCGGGCGCATCGGCCTACGCGATTGGGAAGATCGAGCCTGCATTCAGCATCACGCGAACATCAGTCGTCAGCGAGCAGGCCCCTGAGGGGCAACGGGTCGTCGTTGAAGCGACGGTCTCCAACGACGGCAGTA includes:
- a CDS encoding ATPase domain-containing protein; this encodes MSSSERQFTQLSSGISGLDSLLRGGLVEGRLYLVIGPPGTGKTLLGTQFLEAGLEAGDDVLFIHAEESAADLLANTAELGIDIGDATFLDVGPDSEFFEEAESYDVVKPQDIEDGHLISDIREAIERVDPDRVLIDPITHFQYLEPTEYQFRKRVIAFARFLQDRETTVLATKTPSNQMDTQLRSLSDGIISLSYGDEKAGRRIRLRKHRGIGQQDGSHGLEIRDSGVEVYPALEPEQRTRSFDPTQFSAGVPELDSLLDGGLERGTVTILSGPSGVGKSTTATEFLASAAADGSPALAYLFDESIDTFSHRCETFGIPLSELRDEGTLLVEEVESLALSPEEFANRVKAQAEERGAELVVIDGIAGYKNAIKRGQDDVELRRRLHALTQQLTRGNTAVILIDQRRDVTGLHEPTSENVSYLADNIVFQNYIEVAGELQRVVGALKKRVGGFETVPRRFEITADGLQVGNPVSGIHGVFEGVPEQHGDGNNQSSTR
- a CDS encoding PAS domain S-box protein, translating into MADIQLLLAGDGNRNALASVIAEHHTPITDDEFREADLHIVDESSFPKYRAAIEQYKSRADPVFCPVILVRREETPVRIDLPDIDAAEQPLVVNDIVTAPVDTQALFRTIANLLARRSHTEDLAENLREQNNELRRFRNAVEHAGHAILITNTNGIIEYVNPAFEELTGFSAEEAIGRTPRILKSGEQGEQFYERLWDTICRGEVWTSEIVNERKSGERFIINQTIAPIQDADGTIQGFVGMQDEITGRRLREQQLTVFHRILRHNLRNNGTTISGRADILSELVDDDDALAHLETIKGNVQSLLDISEKAHHVQELLADSVTDDVERELEAVLSDITDGLAAAYPNAEFVVENDSLPSSTIDAKVVPALQELIENGIKHSDASAPRVTIRAERHDTTATVTVSDNGPGVPDQERRVIEAAEEKPLEHGSGLGLWFAYWLVSYVGGDIDIRADTDGTSVAVTMPVR
- a CDS encoding ZIP family metal transporter, with product MSINSNSIFNNAGRISTAGIASVVGLVILSGVAVTGGASKVLVISWVAFVAMALGAWLGARADETNPYRLVWGYGLASGAMVTSAAMFLVPQAMGLGGQAGAARIGGVGIAAGLVTGYGTHTIGHRLTHVETSFDMTTLAIAAHALSAGLVIGLVYASMPELGILLGLAIVSHKGPAGYAAARRLGRSDKSTTALLLPAAGVGLTAIPSALFPIPESALLNAVVFGFAAGIFLHVAMDFLPNCEAGSEIDEVCELHDHSHDLLDELRTHAVGSTVVGAAVIVLAWVAI
- a CDS encoding SDR family NAD(P)-dependent oxidoreductase; this translates as MAPAMDSATAVVTGASRGIGEQIAHAVASAGAHTVICARDAEALERVEADIRDAGGSVTAIRTDVRDEYDVERLVETAMREGGAIQYVVANAGVYHGTAGETPLTEESYTAFDDHIRTNARGVFSTIREAVPHLGPDARIVVPTGVVAREGMPGYGSYAVSKAAAEAIARGFAADLDTPVGAVDPGQVATDLSGGGGRDPESVAEMVLWALRDADPSALDGDVLDWGDYRSATR
- the aroA gene encoding 3-phosphoshikimate 1-carboxyvinyltransferase; translation: MDITIAESTVAGTAQAPPSKSYTHRAVLAAGYADGAVVHDPLVSADTKATMRAVEAYGGSVSLAADESTVEVTGFDGRPSTPDDVIDCANSGTTMRLVTATAALQDDLGVLTGDESLRSRPQGPLLDAVEQLDGDAESTRRNGQAPLVVGGGIDGGAVEIPGDVSSQYITALLMAGAVSPDGIDIDLTTELKSSPYVDITLEVLEAFGVDAEKTDAGFTVDGGQSYTPAGGDYNVPGDFSSMSYLLAAGALAAEDGLRVTSAFPSAQGDAAIVDILDRMGADLDWDRENGEITVSQSDLTGIEVGVEDTPDLLPTIATLGAAADGVTRITDAEHVRYKETDRVSAMAEELTKMGAEVEEHQDELFVYGADSDLVGTTVEGCADHRIIMSLAVAGLVADGETTVTGAEHVDVSFPDFFDVLESLGAAVER
- the aroC gene encoding chorismate synthase, producing the protein MNGNEFGRLFRMTTYGESHGEAMGCTVSGVPAGVELSEEEIQKDLDRRKPGQSMITTSRGEPDKVTINSGIQDGYTTGTPIGMVIQNKDARSGKYEPFITAPRPSHGDYTYSAKFGTRNWGGGGRSSARETVNWVAAGGVAKQVLEQSDYDVQIKAHVCQIGDVEAGPVTFEDMLEHSEENEVRCADPEAAEEMRDVADQHQKEGDSIGGAIYFECRGVPSGLGAPRFDSFPSRLGQAMYSIPAVNDFEYGIGREARTTKGSEYTENWEFDDSEATASESASGDEPRVKGHPTPVGNDHGGIQGGITTGQPIYGEVSWHAPVSIPKTQKTVDWETGEGKEITVTGRHDPVLPPRAVPVVEAMLACTVLDFMLLGGRINPDRLDDRPGEYDTDYHPSSPQNDPEDADTHAKTIDDE
- a CDS encoding uracil-DNA glycosylase family protein, with product MDAQQESKSNPFGMDEECQNCPALCETRENVVHGYGDVGAEFIVLGDSPAVGADESGLPFTGESERELLDILAAVDMCTDPDADRPQLQNTFLTYVTRCRHPDREATDEEVVNCEPYLNSEIRMINPEILLPVGQRPLEELAFEYTTMSEDELDIEDRHATTIRGRGFEILPMIPPSEQTDEQRTAFLEHFSETLGQDYRQTKGRRGR
- a CDS encoding PGF-pre-PGF domain-containing protein; the protein is MVREERPPKQHLPSLIAVCVVALLLAATVAGPVAAAPRLFVSGASKEVDTILAGESVNVTATVKNTGSSGGAMSVEYVANGTTKATERVAVDSGSSAKRTRALTFNTPGTYQITVKGPERSAGRLQVKKATAMTRRQDATSRQTEVRGGAVPTAKPYEVEMPGAMNRTFAVQTWTVNASQRSFTQNVTEYTDPTDADITVPDNDDASVFGMVTVGSSAGVQPSSMQFVLNRSNLQSAGIDASAVRVYHRVNGSWQAAETSVVEERSDQVVYEADTAGASAYAIGKIEPAFSITRTSVVSEQAPEGQRVVVEATVSNDGSIEGTYDAQMRVDDEVVNQTAVTVPADTEQTVTLSTVVTTPGTFQIGFNDVNAGEIQVTESQVQTDGNGGAEPETEPTGTEPAVQTEPAVDGDSGLGPLPATVMGISTMLVIGGLLGALLLFGVVIALLRRGGSRNDSGFEL